A region from the Silene latifolia isolate original U9 population chromosome 7, ASM4854445v1, whole genome shotgun sequence genome encodes:
- the LOC141591691 gene encoding vacuolar protein sorting-associated protein 24 homolog 1-like isoform X1, which produces MDKVKSLFQKPNPQELLRDWQRKLRQECRNIDRQVRDIEREEKGVQKAIREAAKRNDMVSAKSLAREIVMSRKTVNRLHENKAQLNSISMHLGESVAIARTVGHLQKSAEVMKIVNNLMKAPQVAVTMQEFSKEMVKAGIIEEFVNEALDDALDSEDMEEETEEEVEKVLTELGTETAAQLPVAAGRVKTKVPAQSTSVQDDEPIAEGIDDEEEMEAIRARLAKVRS; this is translated from the exons ATGGATAAAGTGAAGAGCTTGTTTCAAAAACCAAACCCTCAGGAGTTGTTGAGAGATTGGCAAAGGAAGCTTCGACAAGAGTGTCGAAACATTGACCGACAAGTGAGAG ATATTGAGAGGGAAGAGAAGGGTGTACAGAAGGCGATTAGGGAAGCTGCAAAGAGAAATGACATGGTTTCTGCTAAG TCACTTGCCAGAGAAATTGTCATGTCAAGGAAGACTGTCAATCGTCTTCACGAAAATAAAGCTCAACTAAACTCTATATCAATGCACCTTGGAGAAAGTGTTG CAATCGCTCGTACAGTGGGTCATTTGCAAAAGAGCGCAGAGGTAATGAAGATTGTTAATAACCTTATGAAAGCTCCACAGGTAGCTGTCACAATGCAAGAGTTTAGCAAAGAGATGGTCAAG GCAGGGATCATTGAAGAATTTGTTAATGAGGCTCTTGACGATGCGTTGGACTCGGAAGACATGGAAGAGGAGACGGAGGAAGAGGTTGAGAAGGTTTTGACGGAATTAGGCACTGAGACTGCTGCACAGCTTCCAGTTGCTGCAGGTAGAGTGAAGACCAAGGTACCTGCACAGAGCACAAGTGTACAG GACGATGAACCCATTGCAGAAGGTATAGACGATGAGGAAGAAATGGAAGCGATAAGGGCACGATTAGCCAAAGTGAGATCGTAA
- the LOC141591691 gene encoding vacuolar protein sorting-associated protein 24 homolog 1-like isoform X2: MYQSLAREIVMSRKTVNRLHENKAQLNSISMHLGESVAIARTVGHLQKSAEVMKIVNNLMKAPQVAVTMQEFSKEMVKAGIIEEFVNEALDDALDSEDMEEETEEEVEKVLTELGTETAAQLPVAAGRVKTKVPAQSTSVQDDEPIAEGIDDEEEMEAIRARLAKVRS, from the exons aTGTATCAGTCACTTGCCAGAGAAATTGTCATGTCAAGGAAGACTGTCAATCGTCTTCACGAAAATAAAGCTCAACTAAACTCTATATCAATGCACCTTGGAGAAAGTGTTG CAATCGCTCGTACAGTGGGTCATTTGCAAAAGAGCGCAGAGGTAATGAAGATTGTTAATAACCTTATGAAAGCTCCACAGGTAGCTGTCACAATGCAAGAGTTTAGCAAAGAGATGGTCAAG GCAGGGATCATTGAAGAATTTGTTAATGAGGCTCTTGACGATGCGTTGGACTCGGAAGACATGGAAGAGGAGACGGAGGAAGAGGTTGAGAAGGTTTTGACGGAATTAGGCACTGAGACTGCTGCACAGCTTCCAGTTGCTGCAGGTAGAGTGAAGACCAAGGTACCTGCACAGAGCACAAGTGTACAG GACGATGAACCCATTGCAGAAGGTATAGACGATGAGGAAGAAATGGAAGCGATAAGGGCACGATTAGCCAAAGTGAGATCGTAA